The stretch of DNA CAACTTTTCCTCTGACATAGGGCACCTTACAATACGTGCAAAACTCGTTACACCCATCCTGAATTTTTAGAAATGCGCGTGTACGACCCTCAAAACGAGTAATACCGCTTACTCCATCATACTCTTTATCCTTATTAATATATTTTAAGATGTTTGTTTTATACTCATTTTCAGCAATATAATCAACCCCATCTATATCTTCAATTGCCACTCTGTCACCATCAACATAACATCCGGTAACAACAACTTTTGCACTTCCTTTTTGTTTGATCATTTTACGAATCGTGTTACGGCACTTTTGATCCGTTTTACCTGTTACCGTACAGGTGTTTATCACTATAAGACTGCCATCTCCAGCAGGAACATCATTCCCCGAACATTCTTTATACCCGTTCTTTAAAAGCTGTTCACGGATAAGCTGGCTGTCATACTGGTTTACTTTACAGCCAAGTGTTTCAATGCGAAAATACTTAGTGGTTTCCATAGTTAAAACCCCGTTTCATATTTTATAATGAGGGCAGCTGCAATAGCTGCTGTTTCTGTACGAAGAATTGTTTCACCAAATGAGAATTCCTGAAATCCATTTTCCTGCGCCTGCGCAATTTCACTTTTCTCAAATCCCCCTTCAGGACCAACAACGACACAAACGGATCCCGCCACTAAGACCTGCTTCTCTTGCATAATTGATTTGAGCAACGTTTTCCCGCTTTCATATGCAATAAGCTTCATCCCTCCAGCATGTTTGTTATGTACGTAATCACTAAACTCCATTATTTCTGTAATAGCCGGAATATCCGCGCGACCGCACTGTTTGGCAGCCTCTATTGCTACTTTTTTCCATTTTTCTTTTTTTACTTCATCATCCTTAACCTGCACCACGGTTCTTTTCGTAACTAATGGAACAATAACATCCACTCCGATTTCGGTAAGTTTTTGCACTATGAGAGACATCTTCTTGCCCTTAGCTAATGCAACAGCAACAGTGATGTATACCGACTCAGCATTAGTCTCACACTCTCTTTTCTTTACTATTTTCGCGGCAACCGCATTGTCTCCACATTCATCAATATACGCATCGTATTCACAACCTTCTCCATCAAAGACAGTGATACTATCACCCTGCTTTAAACGAAGAACATTAATAAGATAATTTACCTGAGTCGCATCAAGTGGGACCACGAGGGGATGTTCAGAAATAATATCAGCTGGAATGTGAATTCGTTTATGTGACATACTCTTGGCGTAATCTATATTATTAAAATGAATCGATCAACACAAACTCACGTGGCGCTGACCGTAAAACGTCTTTACCATACATATCAATCACTGCAAAACTTAAACCACTTCTTTGCTTTTTTGATAAAGGATTGGCTTATAGGGTGCACTTCCTCACCGCTGATTTCAGCAAACTGAGTTAAAAGAGATTTCTGTTCAGAAGTAAGATTCGTCGGTGTCTCAACAACCACGCGCACAATTTGATCTCCTCTACCATAACCGCGTAAATCGGTAATACCCTTACCTTTTAAACGGAATAATTTTCCTGTTTGTGTCCCTTCAGGGACTTTCAAGGTTGTTTTGCCTTCAAGTGCCGGTATTTCTACAGCGCTCCCTAAAGCTGCTTGCGTAAAACTGATAGGCATTTCACATAAAATATCGTCTCCATGCCGTTCAAATATTTCGTGTTTTTTAACATGTATGACAATATACAGGTCCCCGGCTTCTCCACCGCGAGCTCCATCCTCACCCGCACTGGTCATACGCAAACGAGACCCGGACTCTACACCAGCAGGTACTTGTACTGACAATTCTTTCTTTATATGAATACGGCCATCTCCACGGCACTTTTTACAGGGGTTTTCAATGACTGAACCGATACCGCCACATTTTCCGCATGTTCTCAGAATATTAATAAAACCGGCATTGCTTGTTACTTGCCCTGAACCACCACAACTTTTACAGGTCGTTTTTTCCGTCCCTGGCTCGGCCCCCTCACCTTTACAGCTCTGACAGGTTGTTAGTTTCGGTATTTCAATCGTCTTTTCAGTACCAAATGCGGCTTCTTCAAAATCTATCTCAAGATCATAGCGTATGTCCGAGCCATGTATCGCACCCCTTTTACCTGGTGCCTGCGTATCATCACCAAAGAATGCATCAAAAATCGAACCACCGCCGCCACCACCGCCAAAGTTACCCATAAAAGTACGGAGAGCTTCTTCAAGATCAATCCCAAAACCCCCGCCGCCGCCAAAACCGCCGGCACCACCGCTCACGTACGCATCGTGACCAAACTGGTCATAACGCATTCTTTTTTCAGGATCTCCCAGAACCTCATAGGCAACGGTTATTTCCTTAAACGTTTCTTCTGCTTGATGATCTCCCGGATTCTTATCAGGATGATATTGAACGGCAAGTCTTCGGTATGATTTTTTTATTTCACCATCTGTCGCTTCTGTTGTTACTTCTAAAATCTTATAATATGATCTCTTTATCTGCATAATCTCGATCCTTTACATAAATAAAAATGCAGGAATATATCGATTAGCCTTACGTGTTAAAAGATATATCCCTACACTTGTTTACAACTTATTTTTTATCGCCTTCACCGACATCTTCATAGTCTGCATCAACGACATCATCATCTTTCTTCTTCCCAGCATCCGGACCGGCACCTGCTGCACCTGCACCTTCAGGACCTTGCTGTCCTGGATTTGCCTGCTGGTATTTTTCACTCGCTTCTTTATACATTATTTCAGATATTTTATGTGAAGCTTGCGTCACTTCTTCCATTGCTTTTTTGATATTTTCAACGGAACCGCTTCCCAGAATCGACTTAAGGCTCTCTATCGCCTTTTCTACTTTTTCTTTTTCTTCAGCTTCTACTTTATCTCCGCATTCTTTCACTGTTTTCTCTGTAGTGTAGACAAGCGTATCGGCTTGATTGCGGGTCTCAACTTCTTCTTTCTTTTTCTTGTCTTCATCAGCATGCGATTCAGCTTCTTTAACCATCTTCTGAATCTCCTCATCTGAAAGCCCGCTGGACGCTTCAATCTTAATCTTCTGCTCCTTACCTGTTGCAAGGTCCTTTGCAGACACGTGGACAATGCCATTTGCATCGATATCAAACGTTACCTCAATTTGAGGAACGCCACGCGGTGCGGCAGGAATACCAACAAGATCAAATTTACCAAGTGTTCTGTTATCACCAGCCATTTCGCGTTCACCCTGTAAAACATGAATACTTACTGCAGTTTGACTATCCGCCGCAGTAGAAAAGATCTGGCTTTTGCGTGTCGGAATAGTAGTATTTTTCTCAATGAGACGTGTGCTTACATTGCCGAGTGTTTCGATCCCAAGTGAAAGCGGTGTCACATCAAGAAGCAATACATCTTTTACATGACCGCCTAAAACTGCGCCTTGTATTGCAGCACCGATTGCAACAACTTCATCAGGATTAACACCCCTGTGCGGCTCTTTGCCTTTAAAGATGTCTTTTACGATTTGTTGAACAGCCGGCATACGTGTCATACCACCAACAAGAACCACTTCATCTACATCTTCAGGTTTAAATTTACCGTCTTTCAACACTTGATAAACAGGACCTTTTATCCTTTCAAGCAAATCTTCCGTTAACTGCTCAAGCTTTGCTCGTGATAAAGACATGTTTAAATGTTTTGGTCCGCTTGCATCAGCAGTTACAAACGGCAAACTGATTTCAGTTTGCATAGTAGATGAAAGCTCGATCTTTGCCTTCTCAGCACCTTCTTTTAATCTTTGAAGAGCCATTTTATCACTTCTCAGATCGATTCCCTGTTCCTTTTTAAACTCAGCAGCAAGCCAATCAATAATTTTTTGATCAAAATCATCTCCACCAAGATGAGTATCACCGTTTGTTGCCTTTACCTCAAAAACACCCTCACCCAATTCAAGAACAGAAATATCAAATGTACCGCCACCGAGATCAAATACTGCTATCTTCTCATCTTTTTTCTTTTCAAGCCCGTATGCAAGAGATGCCGCAGTCGGCTCATTGATAATACGTAATACCTCAAGACCAGCAATCTTTCCGGCATCTTTTGTTGCCTGTCTCTGGCTATCATTAAAATACGCAGGAACAGTAACAATTGCTTTATTTACTTTTGTTCCAAGAAAATCTTCAGCAGTTTGTCTCATCTTCTGCAAAATTATCGCAGAAATTTCAGGCGGGGTATACGTCTTACCAGCTGCTTCAATTACCGCATCACCATCGGCCGACGCAACGACTTTATACGGAACAATCTTTTCTTCAGCTTTCACTTCAGATTCTTTGCGCCCCATAAAACGTTTGATCGAGTAAACAGTATTATCCGGATTAGTTACCGCTTGACGTTTTGCTGCAGCACCAACAAGTCTTTCACCAGCCTTAGTGAATGCAACGGTAGAAGGTGTCGTTCTTCCGCCTTCAGCGTTGGGAATAACCACCGGTTCACCGTTTTCAACGATTGCAACACATGAATTTGTAGTTCCTAAATCGATACCAATAATTTTTTCAGACATAGTATTGTCCTCCTTTTTCTTTTATGTTTATAAAAGCAAGTAATATGCCAATAATATCCCAGACCAAAATTTGCATAAACAATTAATAATTAAGCGGATAGGAATAACGGTAATTTGGGATAAACGGCACACAAGAGACATTATGTCTCAACGTTAAGTTTATTACTCGTCTTTGACACTATCTTGAGTAGCAGCTTCCTCTGAAGATGACAGTGGTTTTGCCACTTTTACCATAGAAGGGCGAATCAGTCGATCATTCAGCAAATACCCTTTTTGCATTTCCTCAACAACAACATTTTCAGGATACTCATCGGTTTCTTCGCTCATAACAGCTTCGTGTTTATGCGGATCAAATTCCTCACCAACCGATGTTATAGTCTTCAACCCCACACTTTCCAAATATTTGTGGAATTGCCCATCGATTAGCCCAATGCCTTCTTTAACCTTGAGAACATCAGACGTATCGGTAATATTCATAACTGTACGATCAAAATTATCGAGTATTGGGAATAACCCTTTTATAAAATCTGTATTAGCAAATTTTAAAATATCGCTTTTATCTTTTTGTACACGTTTACGGTAATTTTCAATATCAGCCAAAGATCTCATAAACTTGTCATGATTTTCATCTGCCTTATCGGCTTTATCTTTTAGCGCAGTATACTCATCATGAGTTAAGGTTACATCTTTTTTCTCAGCCTTTTTGTCTTTTATCTCGTCCGGTGCTTTTTCTTCTTCATGTTTTTTCTTATGCTTCATCATTATCATCCCTCAAAAATTGTTAATGTATCGATATTGGAATTGAAATAATAACAGAGGTTATTAATTTGTCAAATAGTTTCAATTTCTGCTATGATCATCTTGAGCGCTTTTTTAGGATCGCTGTGTGCAAGAACAGGGCGCCCGATAACTAGGTAATCGCTCCCTGCCCGTATTGCTTCAATCGGCGTCATGGTTCTTTTCTGATCACCGCTTTGCGACCATTCAGGCCTGATCCCAGGAGTTAAGATAATAAAATCTTTTCCGCATGCACGCCTTATTGTCCGTATCTCTTGAGCGGATGCAACAACACCGTTTAGCCCGGCATTCTTTGCGAGTTTTGCAAGATGAACAACCTGTTTTTTAATTTGTCTTCTTATATTAAGTTCATTCTTTAATATTTCATCATTAAGACTGGTGAGACACGTTACTCCTAAAATGCTCGGCATGGTAACACCCTTTTTGAGTGAAACTATTTCAGCACCGCTTACCGCCTCTCTCATCATGGCAGTGCCACCTGATGTATGAACATTAAATATATCAACACCGAGTGCAGTTGCAGACTCCGAAGCCTTTCTCACGGTATGAGGAATATCATGAAATTTGAGATCGAGAAAAACCTTACAACCATTGTCTTTTACCATCTTAACAACATCCGCTCCCTCTGAAGTAAAGAGCTGACTACCAATCTTAAAGAAAGAAACATCACCTTTAAGCATCTTCACATACTTCTGTGCCGAGCTAATATCCTCAACATCCAGCGCTATAATTATCTCACCCTTCATATTTATCTCCATTTATTACTACTTATTAATCTTTATTATCTTTTATCCCCCCGTTATATCCACCGCGTAGGTGGAACAGAGGCTGTTCCACCTACGCGGTGGATATAAAAAAAAAGGGGGGGGGAGGTGGCGTAGCACAAGTTTTTAGTTGAGTTTTGTTTTTAGTTGGTTGATGTCTTCAATGTCTTTGTCTTGCAAGTACTCTTCCAATCCTTTTATTATTTCATATGGTGCCTTCGGATTATAAAAGTTTGCTGTACCGACGCTAACTGCTGTTGCTCCCGCTAGTAAAAACTCTAATGCACTTTCAGTATCTTCAATACCACCCATACCTATTATTGGTATATCATATTTTTGCGCTAACTGCCATACCATTCTTACCGCGACAGGTCGTACGGCAGGACCACTCAACCCACCGGTAATATTTCCGATCTTTGGTTTCATTGTATTTACATCAATAGACATCCCAAGCAAGGTATTTATTAGACTCACTGCATCCGTTCCGGCTTGAATCGCAACTTTTGCAAATACTTTAATATCTGTTACATTCGGTGAGAGCTTTGTAATAATCGGAAGCTCGGTTACTTTACGAACTCTGTGCACTACATCAAACGTCGCTTTAGGATCCACACCAAATGCTATACCGCCTTTTTTTACATTTGGACACGATATATTAATCTCAAATGCTGATGCGATACCGGTTTCAGCGATCTTCTCAGTGAGTTCAGCATATTCACGTGGCGAGTCACCGGCAATATTTACAATGATCGGCATTCTAAGGGTTTTTAAAAACGGCAGTTTGTTTTTAACAAACATATCAAACCCGGGATTCTGGAGCCCAATAGCATTTAAAATACCTGAGGGTGTTTCAACAATGCGTTGTGGCGGATTTCCTTTTCTCGGATTGAGCGTTATCGTCTTAGTAACTAAAGCACCAAGTTTTTCTATATCAACACATTTAGCATATTCTTCGCCAAACCCGTACGTTCCAGAACTCACCAGTACCGGGTTTTTTAAACTCAGTGACCCAATATTAACTTCCGTGTACGGTTTTCTTGTCATATGCTATTCCCAAATAATTGTGCTGGCCTCAAAAACTGGGCCCTCTTTACAAACTCTCTGATACTCATACCCATCAGGCGCTTCATCGCTGACTACCTTAACAACACATCCCATGCATGCACCAATACCACAGGCCATATATTCTTCAAGTGATACCTGGCACAACACATCGCTATCCTTAGCAATCTCTGATACCGCTTTGAGCATACCTTTAGGGCCGCATGTATATATCACCTTACCGTCACTACCCTCAGCGAGCTCATTTTTTAGCAACTCTGTTACCAATCCTTTTTCACCAATCGAACCATCATCTGTTGCTATGCGCACATCACACCCTATACCAGAAAAAGCGTCCTGACAAACAAGTTCATCTTTATTTTGCGCGCCCAACAACACTGTTACATTCTTGCCGATTTTTTTTGCTAACAAATAAAGTGGCGCAATACCAACTCCACCACCAACAAGAATTGCCTGAGCACCATCCTTTATTTCAAAACTATTTCCTAAAGGCCCCATAACATCTATCGATTCACCCGCTTGGGCAGTAGTCAAAGCTGAGGTACCTTTACCGACAACCTTATATATGATTGAAAGTCGTGTACCGTCAGTATCATACACACTAAACGGACGACGAATCAAAAGACTTCTACCATGCACACGAAGAGATACAAACTGCCCGGGAACAATCTGACTGGCAATATCACGCGCTGAAATCTGCAAATAATAATAATTCTCGTTTATTTGCGCATTTTTTACTATCTCATATTCTTTTTGCACTATATTCATTATGAAGGTATTCCCATATGATATTCTTGCAATGCTTTAACCGTTAGTTTTCTCTTTGCCATTTCATCAATACCGTTAACCACTGCTTGCGCGGCTGATAATGTAGTAATGATCGGAACATTATGCGCAACGGCAGTTGATCGTATCTTTACCTCATCTTCAAGAGGAATTTGCCCTGAAGGAGTATTAATAATAAGATCAATGTCATCGTTCTTAATATAATCCAATATGTTTGGACGTCCCTCACTTACTTTAAAAAGCGGTACAGCATCAATCCCGTTATTCTTGAAAACTTTTGCGGTCCCGCTAGACGCAACTATTTTATACCCAATATCAAGTAATCGTTTAGCAATAAATACTATTTTTCGTTTATCTTGATTTTTTACACTGATAAATACTGTGCCACTCATTGGCAATTTCTGCCCGGTACCCATCTGCGATTTTGCAAATGCAAGCCCCATAACTGAATCGATACCCATTACTTCACCCGTTGATTTCATTTCAGGCCCGAGAAGAATATCGACTCCCGGAAACCGTATAAACGGTAAAACCGCTTCTTTGACAGAAAAATGATCTATCGTAACCTCTTCCGTAAAACCAAGTTCTTTCAATGTTTTTCCTGCCATCACTTTTGCCGCAATTTTTGCAAGCGGCACACCGATCGATTTACTCACAAACGGTATCGTTCGTGATGCACGCGGATTCACTTCAAGTACATATATAACATCATTTCTTACCGCAAACTGAATATTCATCAACCCCTTAACATTCAGCTCAAGAGCTAATACATGCGTGTCCTTTTTGATCTTTGCCGCAATCTCATCTGAAAGAGAAAAATACGGAATTATGCATGCGCTATCACCGGAATGTATTCCCGCTTCTTCAATGTGCTCCATTACCGCACCAACAACAACAGTTTCTCCGTCAGATACTGCATCAACATCTATTTCAACCGCATCTTCAAGAAACTTATCGACCAAGATCGGATGATCAGGTGACACCTTTACTGCATGGGTCATATATTCAACGAGTGACGCCTCATCAAAAACTATTTTCATTGCTCGACCACCCAAAACATATGAAGGTCTCACAACAACAGGATAGCCAATATCCTTTGCAATACTTATCGCTTGATCAGTATTTATCGCGGTACCATTAGCTGGTTGGATCAGACCAAGCTTTTTAAGCATCTTCTGAAATTTCTCTCTGTTCTCAGCGACATCTATACTTTCAGGAGATGTACCAATAATATTTACCCCTGCTTTTTTAAGCCTTAATGCAAGATTAAGCGGGGTCTGCCCACCTAACTGTACAATTGCACCAGAACATTCTTCACGTTCATAAATATTTAATACATCCTCAAACGTAAGCGGCTCAAAATATAATTTATCCGACGAATCATAATCAGTGGATACTGTCTCCGGATTACTGTTAACCATTATTGTTTCATACCCGTCCTCTTTTAAAGCAAATGATGCATGCACACAACAATAATCAAACTCGATACCCTGGCCAATTCTATTTGGCCCGCCACCAAGGATCATAATTTTCTTTTTATCAGTTTTTCGTACTTCATCATCAGTTATCTGGGCTACATTCCCTGCATCATCAACATGATAAAACGGCCGTTGATAAGTAGAATAATAATATGGTGTATACGCCTCAAACTCAGCTGCACAGGTATCAACAAGCTTATATACAGGCTCTATCCCCATCTCTTTTCTCATAGAACGCACTGCAATTTCATCTAACCCTGTTAAGCACGCAATCTGCACATCGGAATAACCGAGTTCTTTTGCCCTAAAAAACAATTCGTGTTCATTTTTTAAAGATTGAGGATCTTTAAACGCCTTTACCTTTTCTTTAAACTCCACCTCAAAATCAATGATATCTTTAATATTATGTAAAAACCACTTATCTATCTTTGTGAGATCAAATATATCTGAGACAGTAAATCCTGTTTTAAACGCTTGAACAATTGCAGATATTCTATCTTCACGCGGCACAAGAAGTTTTTGCCTGAGTTCGTCTCTGCTGGTTGTCGTAAGCTCCATAGCATCGGCAACAAGACCAAACCGCTTTATTTCAAGGGACCGCATCGCTTTTTGCATTGCCTCCTTAAACGTAGACCCGATAGACATCACCTCACCGACAGATTTCATCTGTATCGCTAAAGTAGAATCAGCACCCGGAAACTTTTCAAATGCAAATCGCGGTATCTTAACCACACAATAATCTATTGATGGCTCAAAACATGCAGTTGTTTCTTTCGTAATATCATTGGGTATTTCATCTAAGGTGTATCCTACGGCAAGTTTTGCGGCTATCTTTGCTATAGGAAAACCTGTCGCCTTTGATGCAAGTGCAGAGCTTCTGGATACACGAGGGTTCATTTCAATTATGACCATGCGGCCATTAGCAGGGTTGACTGCAAACTGTATATTCGACCCTCCTGTTTCAACACCAATTGCACGAATAATTTTTTTAGATGCATCACGCATTTCCTGATAACATTTATCAGAAAGTGTTTGTGCAGGCGCTACCGTGATACTGTCACCGGTATGGATCCCCATCGGATCAAAGTTTTCAATAGAGCATATGATAACGACATTATCTTTTTTGTCGCGCATCACCTCAAGTTCAAATTCCTGCCACCCCAATAAACTTTCTTCTATTAACACTTCACTTACCGGACTGTATTCAATACCTTTTGCGACAATAGTTTCATATTCTTCTTTATTGTATGCGATACCGCCACCAGTTCCCCCTAAAGTAAAACTAGGTCTTATGATAAGCGGATAGGTGCCGATGTCGCTGGCAATCTTGCGTGCATCTTCAAGGTTTTTTGCATACCCCGACTTTGGCAGATCAAGACCGATCTCAATCATGGTCTTTTTAAAAAGTTCTCGATCTTCACCTTTTTTAATAACATCAGCTTTCGCGGCAAGCATTTCAACATTGTATTTATCTAATATTCCTTTATCAGCGAGTTCAATCGCAACGTTAAGGCCAGTTTGACCTCCAAGTGTTGGAAGAACTGCATCAGGACGCTCTTTTTTAATGATCATTTCAATAATCTCTGCAGTAATCGGTTCAATATATGTCTTATCGGCAAATTCAGGATCAGTCATAATGGTTGCCGGGTTACTGTTGATCAAAACAACTTCGTATCCTTCTTCGCGTAACGCTTTACATGCCTGCGTTCCCGAATAGTCAAATTCACATGCCTGACCAATAATGATCGGTCCTGATCCTATAAGTAAAATCTTTTTTATGTCTGTACGCTTTGGCATGTACTATTCCTAATTTCTCATGTCTAATTTTTGTGTTTTTCCATTAGTTCTGTAAACATTTCAAATAAATATTCTGAATCATGCGGTCCCGGTGAAGATTCCGGATGATACTGCACACTGAAAAGCGGTTTTTGTGTATGCCGTAATCCTTCACAGGTTTTATCATTTAAATTGATATGTGTCTGGTCAATCTCTTTTGGTAATGTCTTCATATCTATTGCAAACCCATGATTTTGAGAAGTGATTTCAACTCTTTTTGTGGGGATATGCATAACCGGTTGGTTTCCTCCACGGTTACCGAATTTCAACTTATATGTTTTGCCGCCTAACGCTAAACCAAGGAGCTGATGCCCAAGGCAAATCCCAAATATTGGAACCTTACCAATACACTGACTGATTGTTTCTACTGCATACGGTAAGCCTTCAGGGTCTCCGGGACCGTTTGACAAAAATAAGCCGTCAGGTTGTATCTTCATGATCTGGTCATATTTTGTTGATGCCGGAAATACATGACAATCGCATCCACGTTGACGTAACATGCGAAGAATATTCAACTTTATTCCAAAATCCATTACTGCAACCTTGTATTTTTTCTTTGGCAAGGGAACAGTTTTATCTCCCGGCAACCACTGAGGGCTTAATACATTATCTGGGTCCCAATGGTATGTTTCTTTTGAGGTTACTTCCTGCACA from Candidatus Ancaeobacter aquaticus encodes:
- the carA gene encoding glutamine-hydrolyzing carbamoyl-phosphate synthase small subunit, with protein sequence MNEFMKAFLALEDGSVFVGRAFGATGEKDGEVVFNTSMMGYQEILTDPSYKGQIVTMTYPLIGNYGINDIDVESCRPWVEGFVVHEKSTIFSNYRSNMSLDDYLKKNNIIGIEGVDTRAITRRTRINGALKGIITTVEADLKTLVEKARKSPGLVGRDLVQEVTSKETYHWDPDNVLSPQWLPGDKTVPLPKKKYKVAVMDFGIKLNILRMLRQRGCDCHVFPASTKYDQIMKIQPDGLFLSNGPGDPEGLPYAVETISQCIGKVPIFGICLGHQLLGLALGGKTYKLKFGNRGGNQPVMHIPTKRVEITSQNHGFAIDMKTLPKEIDQTHINLNDKTCEGLRHTQKPLFSVQYHPESSPGPHDSEYLFEMFTELMEKHKN